From Mastacembelus armatus chromosome 9, fMasArm1.2, whole genome shotgun sequence:
TGCCCGGGATCGAGGTGACCATGGGCTATGAGCGTGACGAAAATACTCGCTGGGGGAACTGGCCCAACTCAAACATGGTGCAGGCTGTGAAGAGCATGGGTGCACGCCACAATGTCCGTGAGCCATACATATCCTTTCAGAGGCCTCTGTTTACCAGAGATGTCAGTTAACTAAATGTCAATTTTGCCAATGTTTTTGGTCTGAAATGAGCCCTGCTTTGACCTTAACCTGCTCTTTCACGAAGCCTATGTGGACGAGAAGAACAAAGTGGTGAGCACCCCTTCCTTCATGTGGGAGACGGATTATCACTATCACTATATATTTGATGGTATTGGAAATATGGTAAAACATGTCATGCGTATGTCAACCAAGTAAGCTGAGAAAATGAGCTTAGAAAAGAAATAGAGGAAGATGTTGTTGATATAAATGTCTCTGTACTTTGAGAAATTCTTACCTGGAACAATATAAACACTTTAGTTAAAGAGCAAATGCTTGTTCTGTGTAATTAATGGTTTTGGGTGATATGGGTAAAGTGGACCAAAGATCAGAGTCCAGGCAACATCTACCGAAGCAAGATAGGCACATCTGAGAGGCTTATGGGTCCGTAAGCCCATGACTCATGTTTTGAACTGGAGATAAATTTCTTTATCATGTCCCGACAGTGACAGATCTGTGTAACACACAGCTGGAAGCCCACCTCTGCATTTGATCAATACTAACATCAACCTCGTCAGCTGTACTGTTTAAGGATCTTTTGCCAGTTTTATGAAGTAATGCACCAAAAATACATGACAATGGTACATGAATAATACACAACGCTGAATGTTCAGAACAATTAATGTTTCTCATTTAGAGTAAACTACTGAGGTTCTGCACCTTGACTGTAGTGTAGATGTTCTAGACACCCCCTTATTATTCTTAGACTTCTTAATATCACTGACTGAAAGtccaagaaaaaaatgttaaatccaTCATCCAAATTCTTGAAATAAACATGGACAGTTTCTGCCAGTGTTTTACGGTGTCTCCTTGTCACACCTGCTGAGGTCTGTGCTGAGATGACTCACCTTTCTCTGGAAGGATAACTCAGTATCTCTACTACTGTATGTTGAAATACAGGAGGAGATTTAAGGATGGGGTGAAGGAGCAGTGTCGTCCTACAGGTGGCACTATTGCTCTGTCAGTCCAGACTGCAAGCACACGGTACCTCAAATCACTAAAACGATCAACAACGTTTAGTACATTTCgaataaaacaatttattcattacaaacatataaaaatgacaagaaCAAGGTGACAAGATATAAAAATTTCCAGTTTGTACAAAATTTCCAAAACCATCATCAGAAATGCATACTCCATATGAAGAATTTCATCTGGGTTAAACTGAATCTAAAGACAAAGACATTCTTTAAATGTCTGTcaggtgatttaaaaaaaaaaaacagcttttgtcatttttcagtaaaacattaaaacaaaacgGTGGGCTAATGGGCATCCATTTCAAAACGAGACCTTTAATTCAAATACAGAATCACAGTGCTACCTTCACATCAGTGATGTGAATTGTAAACGTTGCATATCATAACTTGCCTCAATAAATATACAGGAATACTCAAAATGTGAGTAAAACTTGAAGTAAGAAAGGTACAAAAGTTCAGCATTGTGTAACACTGATGAGTTTGATGTCCTGTCTTGTGAGCACAACCCTTCCATGGTCAATCAACTAGTGTGTGACAAAAATAAGGCAAAATGATTTTCCCTGTGTTTATCCAGCTTTACAGTATCTCTTATTTAACTACAGAGGTGACGTTCGACTGATTCAGGTGGAGTAAAGTAGCATTTTGCCATCCAATGAAATGATGAAGAGGACTATACAACAGCAGGGCTCATTCACATTAAGGTACATATAACCATTTGTACATTTTGAACAAATACTATTTTAGATGATCTGATTAATAAAGATTCATGAAACAAGATATTATTTTCAGGGATCCAGCAGGTAAATCACAAtgacaaatcaaataaatgactGGAGTTATGAACGTTAGATTACAGGAATGGGtaagagcttttttttcttttttttttttaatcatggcACAATTAGCTTAATGTTTAATCATGTAATGTTAGTGTACTATCATTTAAGTACTTTGTGTCATATTCAGAGGGAACACTTTGACTGGGAACACAGGCAACATTACCACAAACACATCTTGAACACAGACCTACATAACAAGTGTTATTAGCATCCCTTTATTATTAAAGGGAATTCTTTGCTGCATTAGATGTACACCTGAAACACAACTTCTCTAATGTAGCATGCTGCTGTTTCTATAAGGCAGGTCTTTCTCAAAGGGGCCCTGTGTGCCTGATTGTCATggttaaaaaactaaaactaaaacaaaaaaaacaaaaaacaaaatacaggtTCATGACctttgtagaaaaataaataatcccTTCTCGGTGTAATTATGCAAAGCACACAGGACCAAGTACAAGAAAAAGGTACTATAGAAAATGTCATCTGATAAGAGCTGACATCAGTCACATTTGATGGCGTACAGCATATAGTCTCTTTAAATAGGTTCATTTCACTCTGCTGTAATagagggtaacattttaaaacactgagctCTTTTACATGACAAAGCTCCAGCGCTGTGGGACAATGTCGAGGACACTGGGACACAGTGCTGTTCGTCTGTTATTTGGTATCTGTCATAGATATACCTGTGAAAGACACAGAGGGGGAGCGTTAGAGAACAGTCCTTAAACAGACAGGTAAAACACTTTGACTTTAAATAGAACAGTTAAGTTTTTTTGGCATGCACATGGATGATACAGCAGCAGGCAGGCGAACAAtgaaaggaggaaaacagaaaagaaagaagcgTCAAGCGGGCAGGCAAGATAACAGACCGAGTTAGGCTGCTAGAGCAGAGCTGAGTTGGAGTCAGAGTCTGAGTCGTGGCCTGTGGTGAGGCAGGGCTCACGGGAACCAGATTCCAGAGCCCTCCTGTACTCTTGGTACTCCTGACGGAGAGCGTTGAAACGCGCCTCGCTTAGCGAGCGGCTGTACTGGCAGCGGAGTGGGTTGGAAACTGGCGGGCAGACTGAGGGAGACGGGCCTGGGGAGGGCATCATGGAGAGGAAATGCATGGATGGGCACTTTAAGGGACATGCTTACAATAATCACAGCACAAGGGCACACAATGAACACATGCAGCACCATTACATCAAGCCTTACACTCACAACATCAAACATCAAGCgacatcaaaaacacaaagaacccTAAAAAGAAAAGGATCACCTTTCTGTTGCTGGTCCTGGAGGCCTCCAGCTTGATCATATCTGAGCTCCCCTGCACCTCTTCGAAAGCCCATTTGTGACTGATCAAACCTCATGGCCTCCAGGACCTCCGAGTCCACACAGATATCAGCAGAGTCCCACTCATAACTCTCATCTACCGATGTGTTCCTTCTAATGAGATACACAGAACCAGAGGTCAGATAATGGTGATcacaaacaagaaacaaaaacccAAAAATGGATGTTATTTTGGCAACATGAACAAATGCCTCTGCCAAGAAGACACTccagtgtgtttgctgttattGTCCAGGTGTGGTGGTGTTTCACCTTTTCGCTCGCCTCTCGGACAGCTCCATCTCAGCTCTGTGCCGCTCGCTCTCCTCTGTGGTTTCTGGGGAGCTGAGCAGTGTGGGGGTGATGGACAGGGACTGTCGGAAAAGACCAGCACTACCTCTCCCACTGCTCTGACTGGCATAACTggccctccctccctccctgatCTCTCTGACCTCTCGCATCTCagtctcccctcccctccccatcATCCTGTCTGGCTGAATGCAACTCTCTCGCTCCCTGGGTGGGAAGGGGTGGTAGTAAGGTGAGGGCCAGCTGATGCCCCTGGGCAGGTAGGACCTTGGAGGGCCCCTCCTGGGATCCATGGGTCTCATGCTTTCCCCTCTGGAGCCTGGCCAGTGTTGATACTGTGGGACAGGGATGGAAGTTGGCATGGGAACGTATTTATGCTGGGCAGACCTCAGAGTTTCTTGGTAAGAGGGAGACCACCTGGCAGACTCAGGGAAAACAGTGGCTTGCCGTCGTGGATCAGAGGGTTCCAGCACTGGGGAGACTGAGCTTTGTCTGGGTGGGTACATAGAAGGAGTGAGGTAGGAAGGGCTAGCTAAAGGTCTTTGTGCGTGCGGAGGCCTCTCTAAGCTGCCCATGCTGGGGCGTCTGAATGGGATATACTCCCTCCAGGAGGGGCCTGGCCTGGGGAGAGAAGATGGCACACGGCCCAAACTGTAGGACTTCACCCTGACATCTGGGTTTGGGAACTCATCCCAGTAACATTTCTCTGAAATATATGTCCTTGGGCTCTCAAAGTGCTCCCACCTTTGTGAGCCTAAACTGATGGACTTCTTGAGAAACGGACGAGGATGTCCCATGCCTGAGAGCGTCCTACAGGGGCCTATGCTTAAGGATTTCTTTAGAAATGGCACAGGGGCCTGACATATCCGTGATGCAATGTTATTAACCCTGCTGCCCTGAGAAGCCTGTCTTTGGGATTGCTCTGATAAAGATTCACTACTGTCTACAAAACTCTGAGAGTGTTTTGACACAATATCTGCCATGTCTTTTGCTGTAGTGAACAAGGTCTGAGCAGACCTGGATCCAAGTCTGGATCCAGGTCTGTCTGTACTTTTATTAGCAGTtctaatttgtgttttctcatcATATAGCTGCTTGCAAGTTTTTTCCAGACAAGGTGATGATGGTCTTGTCTCATCTGGAAATCTTACTCTGTGAGAAGAACCACGAGCTTCCACATGGTGGGAACGTTTATAGGCTTGTTTTCTACTAACATCATCAGCATGTGTAGCACCTGCAGAACGAGCTTTTTCAAAGCCAACCGCCTTTTGGTTTGAATCCGTTTCCTGAACATGAATCTCCCAGTTTTTAGGAACTACATCAGGTTTAGCTACAAGAGATTTTTCCGGACTTAGTTCTGAACTTTTTTCAGCAGCGTCTTCAGCTTCTTCCACAGGTTCATCCACGCTCATTTCAATGAAACCTGGAAGGCTCAGGTATTCAAGAATTGCGCTTGTCTGCAGTGGGGACATTTTGGGAGATGGGTCGGCTTTCTTGGCTTTAAAGGACTCTGACATCCTAGGGACAGAAAACTGGGATTGGTCACTCTCAACCTCTTCTACCAGAGTCAATGTTGTAATTGGGCTAGGACTTTCAGAAAAAAGACATCTGTCACTCCTCCTGGAACGTGTTCGAACACCTTCTCTTTCTAACTCAGAGTAAAACCCTGAACTTCGTCGCTCATCCTGGCCCTGAGACTCTCTGTCCTTGGTCTTTTCCCCTGCTTTAAGATTTTCATAGGGTAAGGTAGAATAACTTGAGGGACTGGGGTCCCTTCTGGCTATGTAGCTTACATCTGCAGTTCTCTCAGGATGATTATGTTGTGCAGAAGCTGAACATTCAGGCCTCTCACTGTTGACTGAAGAACTTCCAGCAGCTGAATCCCAGGGCTGAGTGCCTGCATAAGCATATGAATGTCTGGACCTTGAAGCAGCACCTCCTTCCTGTATCTTTTCCCCTAGGCCCTGCTCAGTCATGGACTTCCTGTATGGATCTGGCTGTCTCTGGGGGCTTTCTGAGGTCACATCAGGGGAGAGCATGGGAAGGGAAGTGTTCTGGGTGACAGGGGAATATGTTGAATCAACAACAAGAGAGCCATCAGATGTATCCCTACATGTTTGAGGATGCTGTGACCTGGGCGATGTGGTCTCCTGGGGGCTCTGTACAGGAATGAGGCTGGTGATAGATGCAACAGGACTAATGTCCCACTGTATGCGAGAGGTAGTGAGCCGGTCCATGGGGCTGCTGGTGTTCCCAAAGTAGCATGCCCTCCGATAGTCAGATACCCGATTTGTCTGACCTGGGTGTCTGTGCTTCTGTCTGATAGTAACTTCTTGTGGCTTCCATACAGCCTCCTCCCTGGACTTGGGCGCATCCCTTTGAGGGCTTTCTGTTTTGTTGGACTGCTTCACGTCTCCTCCACGACCACAACTTCTTTTATCAGCTGTGTAGCTCTCCAGCTCCCTCTCCATTTCTTCCCTCTCCTTTGCCAGTTGGACACACTTGTTGATGCTATACCTCTCCAGCTCACTGTCAAGTTGTGTGACCAGGGTGCTGTTATTAGTCAGCTGACTCTCCATAGGCTGGTAGTGaggtctgtctctgtctctgtctctgtcaagAAGCCTTGTATTCCTTCCCAAGCTGGGGAACAGATCTTCAGTGTGGCGATGTCTCCTTAGAGAATCATTGGGTTTTTTCTCACTGTTGTCTGAATAGAAGCTGGCTCTTTCCAGCAAGGCCTCTGAGCTTTGTTCGTCATCAGAGTAAAAGCAGCCATGACGGGAGAAGTTTCGGGCCATGGCTCGTACTCTACCAGGGGAGGAAGGAGGCCTGCTCAGCTCTGGGACATCCACAGTGAGAGGAGAATCTTTTCTCTCGTCCTTCTCTGAACTCAAGATACTTGACTTTGGAGAGTCCCTAAAAGACGAACGATTACTCCCTGAGCCACCTGCCCCACCATTACTTTGTAGAACATCCTTCTTGAAGCTTTTCTTACTGGAGGGACTGGAACCTTCTGGcaggggttggacaatgaagCGTCCATCTGGTCCTCTGGAAATGGACTCCAGGGCAGTTGGTGAGGGGTCCTGAGACCCCAGGTGACTTTCAAAAAGTGTGTAATGAGGTGGTGGAGACGAGTTGGACAAGAGCTGCTTTCGCTGGTCGTGATATTCCCCACGACTGCCTTTATCAAAGGACGAGCGATCAGACTGTGAGGAGGAAGAGTTGGGGAGGAAGGAAAGTGGTGGACACAGCTTCAGCTTTAGGACACTGTCTGGGCTGCGAGGGGGCGAACGAGCTCTGGAAACAACATGGAAAAGACAACTTTACAGTGCTGCAGATTggtacaaaataaacaatacaaaCTGTACACACGCTGTTACAAACATAATATCAGTGATGGAATAAAACCtcaatgaaaacatacaagTATAGAGGCATGGACACTTACTCTGGACATGAGTTTTTCTGCAAGGCAAATGGGAGATCTAAGAAaagaatgtaaatgtaaaaatgtaaatgtcaaacaGTTGACAGTTGAAATTTTGTAAAAGTGTATTAAACATAGACTCAGAAATCAACAAGtgcacatttttcagtttttgcacaGTATTCACATCTGATGTTTCACCTTGTCTTCTCTTTCTGCGTCGATGTTGCCTCCTATGACTCATATAGCATGCTGTCACCAATGAGAGGATGATGGCCACAAACAGGAAGCACACTCCTCCCAACACACCAGCCAGCAGCGGCTCAGGGATGACCTCTAAGAAACTTGGCCGCAGGGGGTAAATCTCCATCCCTGTAATCAGAGCAGAGTAAATAATGGTGTGCTAGAAAACCATGCAAATTCTGTAAATTTCCAGCATCcagcattgaaaaaaaaaaaacatacattaacCAGATCCTTAAATCAATAGTTATGTAATGCTCATTATTAATACGACACTCCTTACCTATGGTGGATACATTGACAGACTCACTGGGTTCACTGAGCACTTTGTTACTGCAAGACATCAGTCTCAGATCATAACTGGAGTCCTGAGAGAAATGAAGATCAGGCATTTGACCAATATAACATCAGCTTGATATCACACAATTTTTTGGTACAAAATCTACAGGATTTAATCAACATGAAGCCATGTAGTTAAAGCAAGAAACACACTACATGATCTTTGAAAGCTATAGAtgccacataaaaaaaaactcatcacTGGGAGTCCAGTGGGCTGGTTCTGTCCAGCACTGCAGTTAAGGTGCATGCCGAATAAATCTGTGGTTCAAAAGTTGTTGTTTGCctataaactattaaaaattgactctaaaaaaagaaataaaatcaatacCCTAAGTAGTCCTTGTACAAGTACTTCACTCTGATTGGCACTAATGGTTCTGCTGAGGATGACCCACTGGCCCTGATCCCTGCGGGCCTGCAACACATAGCCCGTCAGAGGAGAGGATGAAGCCTCGGGAGGCAGCCACTGGAGAAGGACACCTTGTCCAGTCCGGTTGGCTGACAGGAGTATTGGAGGATCTAGGACTGGGACAGTGGCCACCACTGTAGGTGCTTCTGTTGGCACAGCTGTTGAGAAGACCCAATAAAAGCCGTGTTGATATTATTAGAGAactataataaaattaataggATTTGACGCTGTATGTTCACTGTCCAGACCTTGGGTTTGCACAGAAACAATTTCACTGAAAGGTCCAGAGCCAAGTTGATTCTGAGGCAGGACACTGAACTGATAGGCGGTGCCAGCAAGAAGCCCTGTCACCAGCAGGTAGTTTTTGGATGTGGGAACAGGCAAAGATGCCCATTCATGTTTACCCCTGGAAGCCTGCTTGACcctgaaaaaatatcaaaacagcCAAAGTAAAGACAGAACATAAAACAGCTTGGATTGTTGTTGATAACTGCCAACTGGGTCAGACTGTGTGTATTATGTGGTACTAACCACACAGTGAACTTCTGGGTGTATCCACCATCAAAGCCAGGCACCCAGGACACATTAGCCTGGTTCATCTCCGTAGTGACAGATACAGAGGACACAACGTGCGGACTGGTGCCTAAGTAACAGTACAACACTTATGTAATGTGAATCATTTGACAGTGCATGTGAATAGATTCAGGTGTCATATGTCACAAAGTTAAGATATTGGACTTTTTTCAAATAAAGTGGGCACTGGGCTGCATATAACCACAGGCAAAGACAGAATTAATAAGCACAAAAAGAATTTTTGCACAACCACATCAGTGATTTCAGTTGTACCCTGATGTGTTTGGACTAAATAAATGATTTGGGAGTGGAAACTCTGTTTTGAGGTGTCATCTATTAACATCTTAGTTTGGAGAAATAAGGCTGGTCCACTCACCCAGCACCATGACCACTGTGCCAGCGCTGACAGTTGCTACACGATTAGAGGCAAGGCACTCCCAGCCCCCATGGTGATCTTTACTGagtggctgcagcaggaggGAACCATTAGCCAAAACAGTGTATGGAGAACGAGGAGTTGAACCAATCTATAAAGGAAGACAGCCACAACAAGTTACATTGGGGATAATTTTTCTGCAGCTCACTGATCTAGAGGTAAAAATCTTCTCCTGTACCTTGCTCCATGTTATGTTAGGACTTGGGTCTCCAGTGGCTTCACAGGGGATGATCAATTCTCTACCCACCTCCTGGAGATACTCAGATCGAGGAAGCACATGGAATGATGGTGGATCCTGAAGTAGGGAAAGAGCCTTGTTACATCTATCCATGTCTAACCGTGCACTCAAGGTAAAAGGTTATTTTTCTGCAGTCGAAGAGAGTGACAAGAAGCTCAGGCTTACCTTCAGAATCACTTGTGTGGGTTCAGACTGGCCCATGGTGCCATAGCTGTTATAGGCAGTACAGGTATACATGCCCACAGCATTGTCATTGGCTGTTGCTATAAACACTGAACCCTCTGAGTTCACCATCCAACCAGGAAACTGGACAGgtcagaggagaaaaaataaaaaacaataagtaCATATAATGATTAAGAGGGTATCTAATTTGAAAGCCATTTCTTTGAATGAGATGGTGCAGAACTTACATTGTCAAGATTCAAATCATTCCCGTCTTTGGTCCAGTTCACATATAGCACAGGTGGATCAGCTTGCACAGGGCAGACAATGACTCCCTCCATGCCTGCAGGTAAATATGTCTCCCGGGGCATGCGGCCTACTCGTGCAGGATCTGAGATAAAGGAagaactattttttaaaaaaactaaaaaacattCTAGCCCAATGGCAGCACAGTGATGCAGTGGTAAGGACTGTCGCTTCACAGCAGGAcggttctgggtttgaactcTGGTCGTCCCTGGAGCCTCTCTGCTTCcaaacagtccaaacacatgcaggttaacTGTTGACTTCGAAATTGCCCCAAGGTGTCAATGTGtttgtctgcctctgtgtgtcagccctctGAAAAAGTGGTAATGTATCCAGGGTGCACCCCACCTCTCATCCAATGTCagttgggattggctccagaccCCCTCATGACCCTCAATGCAAATAAGCATTATAATcgatggattgatggatgggtTCTTTCCCAGGAAAATGCTCCCAACCTCGGAAACTCTTAAACCCTTGCAATAATCGTTACCAAATTGAATGGATAATTTACTAAACCCTTACGTTTCACTTTCAGGTGGGCAGAGGCTGAGGGCGGGGTCAATATCCCATTAGTTGGGATACAGGTGTAGTTCCCAGCATCTTCTGGGATGAGATTAGGGATAAGAAGTGTTCCATCCACCAAAATCTTCACACGGGACTTTAGGGACCTAAAACCAGATACAAAACATGGTGCAGTTCAAGATATGACCAAATTAACAA
This genomic window contains:
- the igsf9b gene encoding protein turtle homolog A isoform X2; protein product: MGLERRWLQAVTTAVTICLLSVSQGVASLVRAREGDSAELGCSLTPTSREATTPNLFPLHVVEWVRLGYNVPILIKFGVYAPRVHPKYKGRVSLTRGASLLLERLTLEDEGWFECRILLLDSKTDDFRNGTWTFLSITAPPVFIKKPPTFVEVLLGDSLTLSCGAHGNPRPTVVWHKDESPIEKHEKIKVLNGTLSLASVTRNISGVYKCHVSNSEGNLTHSTQLQVKGPPIIIISPEDTTLNMSQDAVLQCQADAYPSNLTYEWLKQGQNVYHIESLKSRVKILVDGTLLIPNLIPEDAGNYTCIPTNGILTPPSASAHLKVKHPARVGRMPRETYLPAGMEGVIVCPVQADPPVLYVNWTKDGNDLNLDNFPGWMVNSEGSVFIATANDNAVGMYTCTAYNSYGTMGQSEPTQVILKDPPSFHVLPRSEYLQEVGRELIIPCEATGDPSPNITWSKIGSTPRSPYTVLANGSLLLQPLSKDHHGGWECLASNRVATVSAGTVVMVLGTSPHVVSSVSVTTEMNQANVSWVPGFDGGYTQKFTVWVKQASRGKHEWASLPVPTSKNYLLVTGLLAGTAYQFSVLPQNQLGSGPFSEIVSVQTQAVPTEAPTVVATVPVLDPPILLSANRTGQGVLLQWLPPEASSSPLTGYVLQARRDQGQWVILSRTISANQSEVLVQGLLRDSSYDLRLMSCSNKVLSEPSESVNVSTIGMEIYPLRPSFLEVIPEPLLAGVLGGVCFLFVAIILSLVTACYMSHRRQHRRRKRRQDLPFALQKNSCPEARSPPRSPDSVLKLKLCPPLSFLPNSSSSQSDRSSFDKGSRGEYHDQRKQLLSNSSPPPHYTLFESHLGSQDPSPTALESISRGPDGRFIVQPLPEGSSPSSKKSFKKDVLQSNGGAGGSGSNRSSFRDSPKSSILSSEKDERKDSPLTVDVPELSRPPSSPGRVRAMARNFSRHGCFYSDDEQSSEALLERASFYSDNSEKKPNDSLRRHRHTEDLFPSLGRNTRLLDRDRDRDRPHYQPMESQLTNNSTLVTQLDSELERYSINKCVQLAKEREEMERELESYTADKRSCGRGGDVKQSNKTESPQRDAPKSREEAVWKPQEVTIRQKHRHPGQTNRVSDYRRACYFGNTSSPMDRLTTSRIQWDISPVASITSLIPVQSPQETTSPRSQHPQTCRDTSDGSLVVDSTYSPVTQNTSLPMLSPDVTSESPQRQPDPYRKSMTEQGLGEKIQEGGAASRSRHSYAYAGTQPWDSAAGSSSVNSERPECSASAQHNHPERTADVSYIARRDPSPSSYSTLPYENLKAGEKTKDRESQGQDERRSSGFYSELEREGVRTRSRRSDRCLFSESPSPITTLTLVEEVESDQSQFSVPRMSESFKAKKADPSPKMSPLQTSAILEYLSLPGFIEMSVDEPVEEAEDAAEKSSELSPEKSLVAKPDVVPKNWEIHVQETDSNQKAVGFEKARSAGATHADDVSRKQAYKRSHHVEARGSSHRVRFPDETRPSSPCLEKTCKQLYDEKTQIRTANKSTDRPGSRLGSRSAQTLFTTAKDMADIVSKHSQSFVDSSESLSEQSQRQASQGSRVNNIASRICQAPVPFLKKSLSIGPCRTLSGMGHPRPFLKKSISLGSQRWEHFESPRTYISEKCYWDEFPNPDVRVKSYSLGRVPSSLPRPGPSWREYIPFRRPSMGSLERPPHAQRPLASPSYLTPSMYPPRQSSVSPVLEPSDPRRQATVFPESARWSPSYQETLRSAQHKYVPMPTSIPVPQYQHWPGSRGESMRPMDPRRGPPRSYLPRGISWPSPYYHPFPPRERESCIQPDRMMGRGGETEMREVREIREGGRASYASQSSGRGSAGLFRQSLSITPTLLSSPETTEESERHRAEMELSERRAKRRNTSVDESYEWDSADICVDSEVLEAMRFDQSQMGFRRGAGELRYDQAGGLQDQQQKGISMTDTK
- the igsf9b gene encoding protein turtle homolog A isoform X1; amino-acid sequence: MGLERRWLQAVTTAVTICLLSVSQGVASLVRAREGDSAELGCSLTPTSREATTPNLFPLHVVEWVRLGYNVPILIKFGVYAPRVHPKYKGRVSLTRGASLLLERLTLEDEGWFECRILLLDSKTDDFRNGTWTFLSITAPPVFIKKPPTFVEVLLGDSLTLSCGAHGNPRPTVVWHKDESPIEKHEKIKVLNGTLSLASVTRNISGVYKCHVSNSEGNLTHSTQLQVKGPPIIIISPEDTTLNMSQDAVLQCQADAYPSNLTYEWLKQGQNVYHIESLKSRVKILVDGTLLIPNLIPEDAGNYTCIPTNGILTPPSASAHLKVKHPARVGRMPRETYLPAGMEGVIVCPVQADPPVLYVNWTKDGNDLNLDNFPGWMVNSEGSVFIATANDNAVGMYTCTAYNSYGTMGQSEPTQVILKDPPSFHVLPRSEYLQEVGRELIIPCEATGDPSPNITWSKIGSTPRSPYTVLANGSLLLQPLSKDHHGGWECLASNRVATVSAGTVVMVLGTSPHVVSSVSVTTEMNQANVSWVPGFDGGYTQKFTVWVKQASRGKHEWASLPVPTSKNYLLVTGLLAGTAYQFSVLPQNQLGSGPFSEIVSVQTQAVPTEAPTVVATVPVLDPPILLSANRTGQGVLLQWLPPEASSSPLTGYVLQARRDQGQWVILSRTISANQSEVLVQGLLRDSSYDLRLMSCSNKVLSEPSESVNVSTIGMEIYPLRPSFLEVIPEPLLAGVLGGVCFLFVAIILSLVTACYMSHRRQHRRRKRRQDLPFALQKNSCPEARSPPRSPDSVLKLKLCPPLSFLPNSSSSQSDRSSFDKGSRGEYHDQRKQLLSNSSPPPHYTLFESHLGSQDPSPTALESISRGPDGRFIVQPLPEGSSPSSKKSFKKDVLQSNGGAGGSGSNRSSFRDSPKSSILSSEKDERKDSPLTVDVPELSRPPSSPGRVRAMARNFSRHGCFYSDDEQSSEALLERASFYSDNSEKKPNDSLRRHRHTEDLFPSLGRNTRLLDRDRDRDRPHYQPMESQLTNNSTLVTQLDSELERYSINKCVQLAKEREEMERELESYTADKRSCGRGGDVKQSNKTESPQRDAPKSREEAVWKPQEVTIRQKHRHPGQTNRVSDYRRACYFGNTSSPMDRLTTSRIQWDISPVASITSLIPVQSPQETTSPRSQHPQTCRDTSDGSLVVDSTYSPVTQNTSLPMLSPDVTSESPQRQPDPYRKSMTEQGLGEKIQEGGAASRSRHSYAYAGTQPWDSAAGSSSVNSERPECSASAQHNHPERTADVSYIARRDPSPSSYSTLPYENLKAGEKTKDRESQGQDERRSSGFYSELEREGVRTRSRRSDRCLFSESPSPITTLTLVEEVESDQSQFSVPRMSESFKAKKADPSPKMSPLQTSAILEYLSLPGFIEMSVDEPVEEAEDAAEKSSELSPEKSLVAKPDVVPKNWEIHVQETDSNQKAVGFEKARSAGATHADDVSRKQAYKRSHHVEARGSSHRVRFPDETRPSSPCLEKTCKQLYDEKTQIRTANKSTDRPGSRLGSRSAQTLFTTAKDMADIVSKHSQSFVDSSESLSEQSQRQASQGSRVNNIASRICQAPVPFLKKSLSIGPCRTLSGMGHPRPFLKKSISLGSQRWEHFESPRTYISEKCYWDEFPNPDVRVKSYSLGRVPSSLPRPGPSWREYIPFRRPSMGSLERPPHAQRPLASPSYLTPSMYPPRQSSVSPVLEPSDPRRQATVFPESARWSPSYQETLRSAQHKYVPMPTSIPVPQYQHWPGSRGESMRPMDPRRGPPRSYLPRGISWPSPYYHPFPPRERESCIQPDRMMGRGGETEMREVREIREGGRASYASQSSGRGSAGLFRQSLSITPTLLSSPETTEESERHRAEMELSERRAKRRNTSVDESYEWDSADICVDSEVLEAMRFDQSQMGFRRGAGELRYDQAGGLQDQQQKGPSPSVCPPVSNPLRCQYSRSLSEARFNALRQEYQEYRRALESGSREPCLTTGHDSDSDSNSALL